From Microplitis mediator isolate UGA2020A chromosome 11, iyMicMedi2.1, whole genome shotgun sequence, one genomic window encodes:
- the LOC130677906 gene encoding uncharacterized protein LOC130677906 has product MEVVIDCYFDKLFENMQRDYLVSRHKRRQLVKYFSDVINSSAEAENLDTSDVCERIVMSALRYHNITMSENGSVCLLGKFHNVLYVAAKLCYDWNLNNNKIVTRLLNDIYYCEKTFERIFVGAIFGIRVTHFLSGWKSDFEDREENIRALIYFLDHAVIGKLEYTSASSLTKRRFIDVPMESYGQVLPLRVAIQNGAPDILLIMLRYGASTDSDKLAPSPLEILLTKLNEYDVEKNSSDEGKKIPDNLIICLRFILRTIPMASVKTPEHIANSCGVTHVSLYEHYPNLVDRNLVPPERSGLIPPELRHLCRCSIRQRLFENWALPHGIKTLHIPRGLQNYLDLMAD; this is encoded by the exons atggaaGTAGTTATCGATTGTTACTTTGACAAATTATTCGAGAACATGCAACGCGATTACTTGGTATCGCGTCATAAGAGAAGACAgttagttaaatatttttctgacgTAATAAATAGTTCAGctgaag cTGAAAATCTTGATACAAGTGACGTATGTGAACGGATTGTAATGTCAGCACTACGTTACCACAACATCACAATGTCAGAGAACGGTTCCGTATGCCTGTTGGGTAAATTCCACAACGTGTTGTATGTAGCAGCTAAATTATGTTACGATtggaatttaaataacaataaaatagtaaCGCGTTTGTTAAATGACATTTATTACTGTGAAAAAACATTCGAACGTATATTTGTCGGCGCAATATTTGGAATACGCGTGACACATTTTTTGTCTGGATGGAAAAGTGATTTCGAAGACCGTGAAGAAAATATACGGGCTCTGATATATTTTCTAGATCATGCAGTAATCGGAAAGTTGGAGTATACGTCGGCATCGTCATTGACGAAGAGACGATTCATTGACGTCCCCATGGAGTCTTACGGACAAGTATTGCCGCTGAGAGTCGCGATTCAAAATGGCGCGCCGGACATTTTGTTGATCATGTTGCGCTACGGCGCATCGACGGATTCCGACAAATTGGCGCCTTCTCCGTTGGAAATTTTGCTCACTAAATTAAATGAGTATGACGTTGAGAAAAATAGTAGCGacgagggtaaaaaaataccggataatttgattatttgtcTGAGGTTTATTTTACGCACGATTCCTATGGCGAGTGTTAAGACTCCGGAACATATTGCTAACTCGTGCGGTGTTACGCATGTTAGTTTGTATGAACATTATCCGAATTTGGTTGATCGTAATTTAGTACCGCCTGAGAGAAGTGGATTAATACCGCCGGAGTTGAGGCATCTTTGCAGATGCTCAATACGTCAGAGGTTGTTTGAAAATTGGGCTCTGCCACATGGCATTAAAACTTTACATATCCCGAGGGGCTTGCAAAATTATCTTGACTTGATGGcggattga